The proteins below come from a single Diceros bicornis minor isolate mBicDic1 chromosome 3, mDicBic1.mat.cur, whole genome shotgun sequence genomic window:
- the NXPH1 gene encoding neurexophilin-1, with protein sequence MRQGDQTVKALVDYGAQRLDPIVTCANLTNGGKSELLKSGSSKSTLKHIWTESSKDLSISRLLSQTFRGKENDTDLDLRYDTPEPYSEQDLWDWLRNSTDLQEPRPRAKRRPIVKTGKFKKMFGWGDFHSNIKTVKLNLLITGKIVDHGNGTFSVYFRHNSTGQGNVSVSLVPPTKIVEFDLAQQTVIDAKDSKSFNCRIEYEKVDKATKNTLCNYDPSKTCYQEQTQSHVSWLCSKPFKVICIYISFYSTDYKLVQKVCPDYNYHSDTPYFPSG encoded by the coding sequence GTCACGTGTGCCAATTTAACGAACGGTGGAAAGTCAGAACTTCTAAAATCAGGAAGCAGCAAATCCACACTAAAGCACATATGGACAGAAAGCAGCAAAGACTTGTCTATCAGTCGACTCCTGTCACAGACTTTTCgtggaaaagaaaatgatacaGATTTAGACCTGCGATATGACACCCCAGAACCTTATTCTGAACAAGACCTCTGGGACTGGCTGAGGAACTCCACAGACCTTCAAGAGcctcggcccagggccaagcgAAGGCCCATTGTTAAGACGGGCAAGTTTAAGAAAATGTTCGGATGGGGTGATTTTCATTCCAACATCAAAACAGTGAAGCTAAACCTGTTGATAACTGGGAAAATTGTAGATCATGGCAATGGGACATTTAGTGTTTATTTCAGGCATAATTCCACTGGTCAAGGGAATGTATCTGTCAGCTTGGTGCCCCCCACGAAAATAGTGGAATTCGACTTGGCACAACAGACCGTGATTGATGCCAAAGATTCCAAGTCCTTTAACTGTCGCATTGAATATGAAAAGGTTGACAAGGCCACCAAGAACACACTCTGCAACTATGACCCTTCAAAAACCTGTTACCAGGAGCAGACCCAAAGTCATGTATCCTGGCTCTGCTCCAAGCCCTTTAAGGTGATCTGTATTTACATTTCCTTTTATAGTACAGATTATAAACTAGTACAGAAAGTGTGCCCCGACTACAACTACCACAGTGACACACCTTACTTCCCCTCGGGATGA